Within Montipora foliosa isolate CH-2021 chromosome 3, ASM3666993v2, whole genome shotgun sequence, the genomic segment gtgttatctgccgaagccgaaggctgaggcggataacacaaaccgaGGCCTTGATGATttcgctatcatgcgaaaaccgaatccaataattgttttattatacaattataaatgtagaagcgatgagacatttcacagaacaacaacaaagtaagcCACGCAATGACACGTTTCAGtgtaaacatctttattaaTGACAGCCGTGAATTACATGTAAAGCGGAATTCAAAAGGTTTACAAAAAGCATTTAAGCCtaaaacatctgaaaacgtttcaggaaaaactgaatcgaactgaaacttttggacaaaattctaaagttaagttgtacggtcttatgaaaaatgttccCGATATCGAGATGTAAACAAAACGTCATTGTCTGCAAAAACGCGTCATACCTACATGCTTAAATGCCAGTGTCTGTAGATGTGACGCGATGACACAGCGCCATCTAGAATTAGCGGGGTGCtgttagccaatcaaaattgagataGCATCAGCATTGTATAATAATAGTCCTTATTCTCAATACACGTATGACTGACGTTTCATTGGAATTGttaggagaatttacatactgattactcctgggagtcaaaTGGTTAACGGCAGAGAGCAGAAAGCTCTCAGTATCATTCGGCTGATTAAATGACCTGATTGCCTATTCGCAGAACGACGTCAGTACACGCTAATGCGAATCAAACCATGATGAAGTCTGCCTTTAACCCCTGCATTTGCGACCTTTTTATCCTTAAATTAGGACAAAAAGAAAGCTGAAGGAAAGGACTCACCAGCTCAAGAAATCTCGcctaagaagaagaaaaagcaaaGGGAGACTAGTCCCGAACCCGAAGAACCCGAGGAACCTGAGACAacagagagaaagaaaacgaaaaaaaagaaaaagaaaccaaagcAAGAGGGAAATGAAATTGCGACAGAAAATACTAAGGTAAAGCCCCATCGTTTGCCAATTGATGATGCGCCTCAGTCAAGCAAAGACTTCAAGCAAggctttcttctttcttcaaacagGTTGGTGAAGACTCGCCTCAAACGCATAGCCCGATAGAGACACCAAGAGACGATGCTGTAAGAACACCTGATGAACCCAGCAGTAGTTTGCAAGCAGACTTGCAAGATCGAGCAGTTTCACCGACCAATGAAAACGTCACCACGCCAGAGGATGGTGAggtgaaacagaaaaaaaagaaaaagaaaaggagaaaattaAATAGAACAGCTCCCATGGAAGAGGAGAATTATCAGCTGCCTCCATTAAACGCTTGGGATAAGCCTCCATCTTCGCTGAATGGATTTCCTGGAAGCAGCGGGATGTCACCCAGAAGGCTTGAACCGTTAGGGCCACCGCGCTTGCAAGGTAATTCACTTTTGACAATCACAACCAAAGGCAGAAGATCTGAAGTCAGCCAGTAgacactggtggctcagttgtttgagcaccgggctgtcacgcgggaggtcgtgagttcaactccggccggactaacaactttaaataactgaggagaaagtgctgcctttgtaattacatctgcaaatggttagactcttcAGTCTTCTCGGACGAGatcgataaaccgtaggccccttctcacaacccttcaatgttcataatcctgttgGACGTAAAAGAagccacacacttgtcgctaagagtagggcacgtagttcccggtgttgtggtctgtcttctgttgagtatcatggttgggagggtaaaaaaaggggccacggtaattggcgcaagctgttgtggtgctctgtcagcttgactggcaaagttaataaattaaattaaattaattaaaaattaaaatataccATAGTACTTtcgtttgtccccccaaattttgcataagcattgtttttgttttactctTGGGCCTATTGTAAGTccgaagagaaactggaaacactgcttttgcaaaaatttggggagacaaacaaagattattatggtattttccgaagtggccaaTCGTAACGCAAAGAAAATTCGTGCACCCGCGTTAAGCGCGGTAAATCGAGTCAGTAACAATAGGCAACTGTCAcgatgacgtcatttgactacaactaccagaattcagtttgttcttcttttcttatttaaactttgtattcccagtggggtaaaaataacaatagctcaaATTAGCATGAGACATGCAAAACCtaaaggattctggtacttgtagtcaaatggcatcatcatgcaaatgtccttgTCAGTTTGTCGTTTTGGCATACTCCTTAGTGATTGACTGAGAATGTGCAATGAGAATGCGCTTATGTCCATGCAAATAATTAGATGCAAACCCAGTCGAGACTCTCCCCAAATAGAGTAGTTTGCATCCCACACATGAATTCCTCAATCGCTACTCTTGCTGTTTTGCCCCTCTCCCCCTTTTCAACATTGCAACCAAGTGACAGTGAGACCTGATCACAAGGCAAGCTCCTTCACCACTGGGCCGCAATGCCTCCCATACTTTTGCCGTTTAATTCTGGTAAAAAAGGAGTGAGTTTTAACGTTACTTAACTTTCTTAACTTCTTAATTTTTCCACCTCATTTTCTCTCTCACGTAGGAAGCAGGGGTCTTATATCATCGTCACTTTCAGTAGATGGCGAGGTATGTAAGACTGAATTATCTTGTGGTGATCAGAGCAGAGGGAATGCTGTtagttttttttagaaacaaaaaGGAAGTAGTTGAAATACGTTTGCTTTTCTCAACTAATAATGCACAtgaaaacattctctattctgATTGGCAGAGAGAAAATCAAAGCGCAGAAGAGAGGTAATTCATTACAAActaaccaagcattctgattggtcagtgatGAAAGAAACTTCCAGTTACCCAATCAAATGCAAGTCCTGGTTGGCACCATTTTTGTGTGCTTGCGTGACGACAATCTCTCCCAAATATTTTCGTGTGATTGTTGATATGAAGTCACACAATTTTACTGGTGCAGGGTATAATAAACGAGCTCTTGAAATTTCTTTGTAGATACTACAAATTGCAGTCGCCTTACGGGCTTGAGCAATTTTGCGATTGTGCAGTTTTTTACGCGTGCTCATTTGTCCCAAACGGCACTCGAAATAATGTGATTACTTGTCTCAAACAAACTGAAACGATCTTTGCAACCTACTTGTAATTAGtaaccattttgttttgttctagGAGTCGAACATTCTTCCACCCTTACGAGGATCAACATGGACGCGAAGCAAACCCAACAGCGAGGAGGATGTTGTCACATAAAATAATATTTGCCTATAGGgaatttatttcattatttaaaaaatgaTTGTATTGTGATTTTAGTGGGGCTGCAACGATACACCGGTGCACCGGTGAATCGCGATATTTTTTGCCACGACGGATACGAATATCGATATTTAAGCAACATATcgcgatattattattattattattattattattattattatttttatttttattttaactttttttgtttttagaaaaTTCCACCGACTACAGAAAAGTTACTATGAGACGGTGAGGGGGCACGCGAACGGACTCTAGGTCCCAACGAGGCGACCCCCAGGTAATGAGATAAATGTATatatacaaaaaataaataataataaaaaaatatatttattattattattatttattatttattaatattattattcgtGAACATTCGTGAACATTCAGAAATCAATGTCTTTAATGACGCCTTAAGCAAAATAACCCCTTTTGTAGCTAGTTATTAAACACAGAGACAAGAAAGTTCCATCCTTGCTTCGTATAGCTTCCGATCTGACACGTAATTTTCAAGATGCGTACATTGCGTTAATTGTCAGCTGACAAAGTTTTGCGCGCCTACGGACAAAACACGCTGTTCGTCAGAAAATGTCTACCCATGGTACATAATTATCCATGAGATATGTATCGTATCGTGGCACTTGTATCGAGATTTGTATCGTACCGTGAGAAAATGTATCGTCGCAGCCCTAGATTTTAGTAGCATTTTAATTAGCACACAGAAACCGTGAAGCTCACAATTTGTACAAAATCGTTCTTGTCTAAAGAACGATATTTCTCAGACTTCCAAGAAACGTCGTTCAGGATCATTCTCCCAGTTAGTTTGAGAGTAGTCTCCTATGCAGCCGTTctgtgtggtcacgcaacgctcctccccaggagcgttgcgtgaccacacaaataATGGCTGCATAGGAGACTAGTTTGAGTGCTTTGTGCCAAAATGACTCATGCAGGACTTCGAGTCGAATATCTCCATTAGCTTTGGCTTTGCATAGTTCTTGTTCCAGATTCGGGAGTCGAGAGTGTGCGTACAAATAAACGAGATGGAAGCATTGCTTTGTATGTTGTCTCTTGTATTTTAGTGCCAAATGTATAGCACGAAGTCACTTATGTACAAGAGAGCAgagttatttaattaatttttaagttcccttctaattttgatattttctttATTGTGAAGGGTTGATGTTGTATAATACCTTTGTCGTTTCCTCATTCGTTTGAGGGTAAatatttaaagagaaaagtaaaGCTATCTTTTTAACGAAAACTGACTCCTATCTTGTTTCTAAGAGTCAaacagagcggttttcaaatgagtatcgtaaaaccaaaaccaaagtaattactttggcctatcaaaaaggacggagacaattcggtaaaccaatcaaaactcgaagtaattacacgtagccgacacaaagcgcgggaaaatgtgcacgcgccagcaacgattggttttggtttcacttctgattggttgaaaaattggcgcgagaactttgaatcgatcattgagtgaagtaattataaaccaaagctattcactaataggccattttacggttgtttgctcagcgaccaagcctatgaatggctgcgaggctgccggtgaccttgcattgatacagacctcactgcttttatcatgtaaattgtgtttttgtaacgctaattagtccatattaacattacaaaagcatgaaggtttgtatcaaaacagggccaccggcagcctcgcttccattgttaggccgtgtaacttagccacaactgtaaaatgttctattactttcgacactcaattgaaaaccactctattgtGGCATTATGGTATTTGTTTATAGTTTTAGCTCGCACTGTCATTATTCtgtgcgcgtgcgcactaatcggtctttCCATGACGTAtgcatgtccgtatccataatAAAAACCGCGGCTgtagcctgggactgaataccaggcctctcgtgaagcttgttgaatcaaatgttgatgtgCTGAAACCGTTTtcccaccccagcagtcaacatcgttcaacaaaatcgaaaggatgTTGAAGCACATGTTGAAGGCATTTGCCCGGGCCGTAATGCAATGCCATGGAATTTCATTCTTCTTCtaacaatgaaaattatttaaatcgttaataatttaattttaatgcaTAGGAAACGTTTTATGGAGTAGATAAAATATGGGCGGGAGATCTCGACTCGACATTGTAAACTCCCATACGGATCGGACGCGAATAATCTATCGCACTtgtgaaataaaacaaattaatgACAGTAGAgatttgtatcaaaagttaGTGAATACTAATTAGCTGAGCAGGAGTTTGTATTAAAAGATAATTCTACTGTTTAATAATTCATCAACCCCatttgatttgtattggggtttACAGAGGAGTTCATGTGACTCAAATAGTACTTGCTGATTGGTGATAACTTTGATGCATAATTTATGAATTTTACAAGTAAGTAATCGTTTTGTATCTAATACAACATTCGCCATATTTACAGAAACGTTATTTGAAATTTTCGTCGTTTAGAGATACCTCTTACTCGTGCTGATATGATAGTTCTCACTTGTTCTCAGATGAAGATGATCCGTATCCCCACGCGATCCTGTAATATCCTCGAAATACCTGATACAACATTCTCTTGATTTTATACGTAGACTTTTTCGATCTTCGTCGAGTTGATGCCTCTTGGTACTAGAAATTTAATGGTTGGTCATGAACACTGAATGCGTACGTTAAAGAGCATTCACGTGTTTCATTTGAACTAGCTGAACGCGAACTGAAGCCTAACAAACTTTATTACCGAAACAAACCCTATAACTGCTTTTCGTCTTACTTGGCTGACCGTACTTAGACAACTCAAATTGATAATCATGTATCTTCCAAGAGGAATTCGGTCACTGGAGCCCCGCAAGGTTCTGTTCTAGGACCATTACTCTTCCTAATTTATTTAAATGACATTTAATATACTTGTTCTGATAAATTCAGGTTTTacttgtttgctgatgatacaaatttACTATATGCTGACAAGAATTTGTAGTCTCTAGAAGCCGTAGTTAACAATGAATTGAAAAATGTATGCCACTGGCTGAATGCAAATAAACTAACTATTAATGCAAAGAAatcaaattttgttatttttaggCCCATGCAAAAGAAACTTAATTATCAGATATGTTTGAAAATACAATATCGCAACATGAATGCTGTAACAGCTCTTGAAAACAAGGATTGTGTTAAATTTCTTGGGGTCCTAATTGACAAGCACTTAACTTGGAAACAACACGTTGATTACACTGCTTCTAAGATCAGTAAAATTGTTGGTTTAAAAGCGAGGTTGCGGCACCATGTACCATTAATTAAAGAACCTTCTTCAAATTTATCGATCACTCGTATTTCCACAATACATTTCCAGATTATGGAACTCTCTTCATCCTAACTGGCGCGCGCTTAGAAAAAGGCCATTCAAAAAACGAATAAGGAAATTTATGCTTACAGTACTCGGAGTTGGGGATGCTTAAGTTGATGCCTACTCATTGATAACAAAACTGAATAATCATCACTATCGTACCTTATAATTCTGTTTTATTctatttatttaatcacttattattattattattattattattattattattattattactattattattattattttacattcACTTCTTTTAATAATATTGTGATAACTATGCAAAGTTTCTTCAATCTGTCTATTGTGTAATGAATCAATGTGTATTTGTCTTAATGTTGTTTCCAGATTACACTGTACGCGTGCAGtgtttaatgtaaaatttatCTGTAATTTTTGAAAGTAGACTTGAACTTAAAACTTCGAATTCAAACCcccaaaaacataaattctGAACAGATATGTACGTTAATGCTCATTTTGACCTGATACGTGGAAGGGCCAAATTGCCAATTACGTGGGAGGGCCAAGATTGGACTCTTTTGATGATGTAATTTAAAGTGCCCCGatgattaaaaaaatcactttctttttttgttcagattttgaaagtgtgtttacttaacacctgactggaaaAATTtagagctttgatttttatccaaatgccgtttactttgagtgtaagttttggttTTTACGGTCCGcgattactcacgttcaaaactgaccgatttgaccccagagggttggatccagggaaaagtgacgtcaaagacttTCAGcttgtgaatgcagcttattataaatgcaaaacGTGAGTAGCTCacaactcctgtgctgcatattaattctgcggcgtaaaTTATGCTTACGCATTGCCTTTAAAATAGCGAGCGTTTGACGTCATTTCCGCTTTGAACAAggtctctcaagaacttaagttagtaatggcggaccattaaataggaaaattcccgttaaaataaacaggtgtttttttgaaattaaggcttaaaactttggttgcttagtgtttttagttaacataattttgaaagccaaagaaaaataagaattgattttttggtcaaaggggcgctttaaatttttttctgtcCCGGGGCCTGGAATCTAGTTAACACAGTGTCAGTTACTCGTAACGCCACAACGTTATCCAGCAGGATCTCCTGGATAGTCCGACCTACTTGTCGGGTAACTTTCTTCCAGTTTGTCTTGCATTTCAGAAGGCCTCGGGGGAATTCTCCGAAACAGTCGAACGTCTTTCATTATAAAGTTATTGTCAGTTTCTCAATAGTTCATTAACTCGGGTATTGCTGGTTTCAGGAAGGTATATTTCGCACCTTTCGTACATGAAGGGACTTACGCAAGCTGTTTTATTGCGACTCATAAAATACATAttgcatttttaatttaataatttcaGCACCCCGCGAAGCGGTCAACAATACGTAAAGCTTCGATAGATTGGTGGGAGAATTTTCAGCGAGCCTCGGCCACCATGAACAACGAAAAACCATTGGTATTCATAGAGATCGTCTCCGACACTAGCTGACCATGGTGAGTGCTGTACTCGCATGCAAGACACGATTGTGTGTGCAAATCGAGCCCGTGTGGCCGGACAAGTCTTTCGAAGCACTCAAAGTTGAGCCATTCTTTCTTTTTACGCCCAACGACCGACGGTTTTTGCGACATCAAGCTTCTTTGCCAAATGTTGGCTTGTCTAAATGTATTTAACTGACTTGATGAAATCGCTAGCCTAGCATGCTTATGCTTCTGGGTGAGTGCAACCGCTTAAGGCAATGGAAAAACAAATCTTCGCCCCCCGGCGCGTTTCTCCCTTTTAGGTTCAATTTCCATCCCACGCATTTCGAGTTCGATGTTATTACTGCATCAGCGAACTCAGCAAATTTCAACTTGAATTGAGTGCTTACTGAAATTAGTGTTTTCATGACTGAAGGGAAAGAATCTGTTGTTCTAACCATAATGATAAAATAgcaaatttttaatttgcacattttttttctcagtcttCAAACAATACCTCCAGACGATATTAAAACGACGCAGCGTGTTGGCCTCTTATTTGCATGCAAAATAGGCGCATTGACTTTATCCATCTAAATCCTTAATTAAACGACCTTAGCCTGTCACAAGGTTTGCATATCGTGTAATTAAAACGCAATAAGCTACTAGTTCATTTTCGATTTCAGCACTCCAGAAGTAATCATAGATAATGAATAGGTAGAGGTTTTACCCTAAAATAGCATTTCAAGTGGCCAGGGCCAACTATTCCCCCAGAAATTTAACATGGGTCAAATTCACATTCGCATACACATTTGCCAAGTACTAGCATATTATCCTTCTCATGCCATTATCACCCACAGTAgaccattaattaattaacaccGGTGTTGTATTTCCAACTTGAGATGCATAACACCGGGGGCGGCGTTGTGGAGTGGGGCACGTTGTCTATAAGAACCTAGATAAGCGAGAAAGGTCCCCAAGAAGTCTTGTAGCTCAACTGGACATAAGTGAGCTCAATGGTAGAGCCTCCAGTGTTACAGAGATCGTAGATTTGAATCCTGTCGTTGTCCTTTCTGCCGTTGCCAATTCAAGCAAGTAGCTTATCATCCTTCTCGCGTGCGCACTGAGTATCATTAACCAGCAATATTTGTAATGGAACACACAGTTCAAAATCCAAAGGAACTCGATTTGCTATGGAAAACTCGATTCCGATGCACTCAACCGGGAAGGGCTGGGGAGGAAGCAATGTCAATCGAATGCAAACTGCTATGGGagaatagacccttctccaaaatggcgccgaTCGAGGGAGGTCTGGAAACTGGGGGTATAGATTGTTTTGCTGTGTGCGTGCCGAGACCTTGAACAACCAAAAATGCCGCATAATTGTTGTGTCCCCTTTTGCAATACTTCCtcgaagaagaacaaaaaccttcgatttcatcgttttgctaagaaaaaagagcaaaaagagCTGTGGATTAGCAAAATTCGCCGAGACGAAGGAGAATATTTTACTGTTACTAGCAATACACGGGTCTGCTCGAGGCATTTTCGCGAGGAGGATTACACCATAAGCGAAGATGGGAAAGGAAAAAGGACTGTCTTGAAAAAAGGTGCTGTGCCGTCAGTGTTTCAGTGGACTACCACAAAGCTACCTCGGAGTACTTTAGCAAGCAAAGGCAAGCGCAAAGGTGGAACTTTGGAGGTACCACGTAAGAAACGGCGCCGAGAAAATTGTCAACGCTGCGAAAGAAAACGTACCGTCATCGACAAACTGGAAACtgatcttcaaaacaaaaatgcgcAATTGAAAGACCTTACTGAAAACGTCGAGCATTTGGAAAAGGAGAAGCAAGACCGAGAGCAGGAGGTTGCCAGTTCCTCCATGGGGAATAAACACGTGTGTTTTTCTGCTGAAAACTTTCGCAACCAAGACAAATTAATTCGATTTTACACAggtattgttaactggaatgtGTTTTTACAATTGTTTAACTTCATTGAAGATAGGTGTAAGGATCTTAAATACTGGAGGTCGGATATCAAGGTGGATGAAAATCATCAACAACTGCTGCGACAAGGGAGACCTCGCAGCCTGTCGATGCTTGACGAGTATTTTTTAACTCTTGTGAGATTGAGACATGCCTTCCCAGAGGAACATCTAGCATATCTTTTCAAAGTATCTAGGTCAACAGTTTCCAGAGTGTTCCATTCTTGGATTAACTTACTTTACTTTGAATTGGGATCTCTTCCCATCTGGCAAAGCAAGGATTTGATCTGGGAAACTATGCCAGTTTCCTTCAAAGAAAAGTACTCAGCTACGAGATGCATTCttgactgtacagaaatcaaaatctGCAAGCCATCATCCTTGAGGACTCAAAGCCAGTGTTTTTCTTCTTACAAAAACACGACAACTGCCAAGGGATTACTAGGAATTGCACCCTCAGGAGCCCCAACCTTTATTTCTGATCTTTACACAGGTAGCATTTCAGATAAAGACATAACAAAACAAAGTGGTATCCTTGAGCTGCTGGAAGAAGGAGATGAGTGCATGGCAGACAAAGGATTTAACATCAAGGATTTACTGGAGCCAATTGGAGTAACTTTAAATATTCCTCCATTTCTTTCTGATAAAGGTCAATTTGATGGAGGAGAAGTTGAAAATACACAATCAATAGCTAGTGTCCGCATCCATGTAGAAAGGGCCATTAGTAGAATCAAGATGTATAAAATCATTTCCAACGTTGTGCCCTTGTCCCTTTCAGGGCTTTTAAATCAGATTTGGACAGTGTGTGGTATGTTACTGCTATTTCAGGCCCCAATTATCAACCAAGAAAGTGTAGAAGATTGATCATGCTTTTAATGAGTAAAATGTTAaccgtttattattattattattattattattattattattattattgttattattattattattattataaaatggAAATCTGAAATACCACGGTTTTGTGTGTAGTAACACCAATATTGTCATTGTTAAGAGATGCACATGTTCATTTTTCCTTACAGTTTTACAATAACATGACTGCACATTGTAGTCAAGTTTTTCTGCTGTGTTTTTCGTCTTCTGTGCTTTGTCTGTTTACTTCCTTAATAGGTAAGGCAAACAGTGAGAAAAATATAGTTTATGAACTTTTGAAGCAAGGTTTTGAAAGACTCCAGAATCAAACTCAATTTTTTCTACAAACAGATTTTGTGACCCCTCTTTTGAATGGATACATATTTTGCTCCATAACAACCCAGAAATCCCCATTAGTCcttgaagttgaaagaaaaacttgtgGTTACGTTTGAGTCTTATAGCACCACTTTCGTCTCTATAAATACAAAGGTCTCTCCTCAGGTTTAAGCATTCATCAATGGACTTTCCCCTCAATGAAAAAAGACTCTTAATTTCCAGAATACCAACAGATGGATTTTCATTAGGATCATAAATAATTCCATCGGGTGAGCATCCCATCCAGTAAATATCAGGATGAACCAGCAAGCCACATTTGAAAACTTCTACTTGAGGTCCTGTCAACTCCTTAAACTCTTTTACAACTGTTGGTTCCATATCTAATCCATATTTCATGGCCTGAGTCTGCACCTTTGTTAGTGCAAATAGACTATGTAAGAATTTGTCATTAATTGGGGCTTTTCTAGAAACATCTCCAAATCTTGAGGCAGTGATTCTGAATGCCCGCTCTTGACACCAAGCAGAGCAGCTCGACTGACTTCTCGTGTTTTTTTCGATATCGATGGCCTTTTCTGGagataaaataatgtttgctagAAACGCTTTCTCTTCATCTGGAAGGGAAGTCAAACACTGCCTCTAGGTCTTCACTATAAATAGTCTCTACTACGCTACGGGGATAGACATCTCTTAACTGATTTGCTAATGGACTTCCCTCTAAGAAATTTCCCCATGGAAGAGACTGGTAGTTTGCTGAATTCGAGTATTGGAGCCAAGAAGCATAAGTGGTAGGGTTGTTAACGGAGATATTCTCTCCAAGTTTTTTAATATCTGTCTCTGTAATAATTCGTTGCTCGACGGGTCTTGGATCATATAAATACTCTTGTACAGTCTTTGGTGCCATTTCGCGAGGTGTGCGATCGATGCGtggttttacaaactcggattCAAACCATCTCTGTGGTTCCAGTGAAGGGCCTCGAGGTCAATGCCACTGCTGTAGATGCGAAGTTGGCGAGTCATCATCGCGCAGTTTTGCCATTACATGGGTAAATAATGCCGCTAAGTGCTGGCATTTTCCTGTTCCGGCTTTACATGAACACTGAGTGGCAGACTGTGTGCCAACTTCTCCGCTATCAAATACAATTCTTAGAGAGTGAGGAGCTTCCGTCTTCCTCATCGAGCGATAACATTTTGCTTTTACGACGCAACAATCAgctgaaaacaataatttaacgtCCTCAAGGTAAGTTTCCAGGTAGTACTTGTCCCCTTTTCTCTTGCCCTTTTTGTTTTCGAGCCACTTGCTCGCGCAATCCAAAATTTCTGTAATGAAATTCGCGTTCTGTTGCATTTCGTCTTGCACGCTTTCTGCCATGTTGCAAATACTCTATACCCCCAGTTTCCAGACCTCCCTCGGTCGGCgtcattttggagaagggtctattcgAATGAGTAGAGCTCAGTGGAGGTGGGAGAGTGGCAGGGAGGGGGGGTGGTTAAGGGACAGTAAAGCATAAACAATTTTACCGCCTTGTTATGATGTCAACCACCACTAGGTTTTTAAATCAAACCGGCAGGCACTTATTCAAGGAAATCAAACAAAGTGGCCACGAAATGCAGAAGTAACGCCTGCACTTAACTGGATAATTTAAGGAATTGTCTCtttgtagacacctgaaaaattcgaGTGGcctcaacgggattcaaacccatgacctctgcaatgcaggtgcaatgctctaccaact encodes:
- the LOC137995291 gene encoding uncharacterized protein, which codes for MPHNCCVPFCNTSSKKNKNLRFHRFAKKKEQKELWISKIRRDEGEYFTVTSNTRVCSRHFREEDYTISEDGKGKRTVLKKGAVPSVFQWTTTKLPRSTLASKGKRKGGTLEVPRKKRRRENCQRCERKRTVIDKLETDLQNKNAQLKDLTENVEHLEKEKQDREQEVASSSMGNKHVCFSAENFRNQDKLIRFYTGIVNWNVFLQLFNFIEDRCKDLKYWRSDIKVDENHQQLLRQGRPRSLSMLDEYFLTLVRLRHAFPEEHLAYLFKVSRSTVSRVFHSWINLLYFELGSLPIWQSKDLIWETMPVSFKEKYSATRCILDCTEIKICKPSSLRTQSQCFSSYKNTTTAKGLLGIAPSGAPTFISDLYTGSISDKDITKQSGILELLEEGDECMADKGFNIKDLLEPIGVTLNIPPFLSDKGQFDGGEVENTQSIASVRIHVERAISRIKMYKIISNVVPLSLSGLLNQIWTVCGMLLLFQAPIINQESVED